The following coding sequences lie in one Deltaproteobacteria bacterium genomic window:
- a CDS encoding oligopeptide transporter, OPT family, with the protein MPKFQPYVADESNVAEFTPKAIVIGALFGIIFGASTVYLALKAGLTVSASIPIAVLSISLLKRLGGSTILENNVVQTIGSAGESVAAGVVFTLPGFLFLSRDETGNSIGEPFFSYWTIFTLALLGGVLGVLMMIPLRRALIVNEHETLPYPEGTACAGVLIAGEKGGRLAAIAYQGLGFAFVYAIAQKVLGVIAETPTWVSSMKSKVFPAATVAGDITPEYMGVGFILGARSTGMLVAGGVLAWLGMIPLLATLVPGETIATQLVKIGYEPGRFGYDPATHDFAQLNVAIYFAYIRQIGAGAVAAGGFITLLKTLPTIVGAVRGSLGSVKAKGELPPAARRTERDLPMSVVVGGSVGLAVIVALLPFIPGDGIGSKLLLGVLMVVFGFFFVTVSSRIVGLIGSSNNPISGMTIATLMATCLIFAGLGWTGDVYQPMALCVGGMVCIAAANAGATSQDLKTGYLVGATPRAQQIGLLIGVVAAAFVIGATVQLLDNAHVDPETGKVVHAIGETFSAPQGTLMATLIKGLLSFNLDWQFVLVGVFLAITVELCGVSALAFAVGAYLPLATTLPIFAGGVVRYVADRGKPKPAAAEDKDEKLAEAEEEFGPGNLYSTGLVAGGALAGVLYAIAAARMGDTLGSLSLHETLVGVLGPGGYDLLGVGCFALMAWMLIRTTRKG; encoded by the coding sequence ATGCCCAAGTTCCAGCCCTACGTCGCCGACGAGAGCAACGTCGCCGAGTTCACGCCCAAGGCCATCGTGATCGGTGCGCTGTTCGGCATCATCTTTGGCGCCTCGACGGTGTACCTGGCGCTCAAGGCCGGCCTCACGGTCAGTGCGTCGATCCCGATCGCGGTGCTTTCGATCTCGCTGCTCAAGCGCCTGGGCGGCTCGACCATCCTCGAGAACAACGTCGTGCAGACCATCGGCTCCGCGGGCGAGTCGGTCGCGGCCGGCGTGGTGTTCACGCTGCCGGGCTTCCTGTTCCTCAGCCGCGACGAGACCGGCAACTCGATCGGCGAGCCGTTCTTCAGCTACTGGACCATCTTCACCCTCGCGCTGCTGGGCGGCGTGCTGGGCGTGTTGATGATGATCCCGCTGCGGCGCGCGCTCATCGTCAACGAGCACGAGACGCTGCCGTACCCCGAGGGCACCGCCTGCGCCGGCGTGCTCATCGCGGGCGAGAAGGGCGGCCGCCTGGCCGCGATCGCCTATCAGGGCCTCGGCTTTGCCTTCGTCTATGCGATCGCGCAGAAGGTGCTGGGCGTCATCGCCGAGACCCCGACGTGGGTCAGCTCGATGAAGAGCAAGGTGTTCCCGGCGGCGACGGTGGCCGGCGACATCACGCCCGAGTACATGGGCGTGGGCTTCATCCTCGGCGCCCGCAGCACCGGCATGCTGGTCGCCGGCGGCGTGCTCGCGTGGCTCGGCATGATCCCGCTGTTGGCCACGCTGGTGCCTGGCGAGACCATCGCCACGCAGCTCGTGAAGATCGGCTACGAGCCGGGTCGCTTCGGCTATGACCCGGCGACCCACGACTTTGCGCAGCTCAACGTCGCGATCTACTTCGCGTACATCCGCCAGATCGGCGCTGGCGCGGTCGCGGCCGGCGGCTTCATCACCCTGCTCAAGACCCTGCCGACCATCGTCGGCGCGGTGCGGGGCAGCCTCGGCTCGGTGAAGGCCAAGGGCGAGCTGCCGCCGGCGGCCCGTCGCACCGAGCGCGACCTACCGATGTCGGTGGTCGTCGGCGGCAGCGTCGGACTGGCGGTGATCGTCGCGCTGTTGCCGTTCATCCCCGGCGACGGCATCGGCAGCAAGCTGCTGCTGGGCGTCTTGATGGTGGTGTTCGGCTTCTTCTTCGTGACGGTGTCGAGCCGCATCGTCGGCCTCATCGGCAGCTCGAACAACCCCATCAGCGGCATGACCATCGCCACGTTGATGGCGACGTGTCTCATCTTCGCGGGCCTGGGCTGGACGGGCGACGTCTACCAGCCGATGGCCCTCTGCGTGGGCGGCATGGTCTGCATCGCCGCCGCGAACGCGGGGGCCACGTCACAGGACCTGAAGACCGGCTACCTCGTCGGCGCCACCCCGCGCGCACAGCAGATCGGCCTCCTCATCGGCGTGGTCGCGGCCGCATTCGTCATCGGCGCCACCGTGCAGCTGCTCGACAATGCCCATGTCGATCCCGAGACCGGCAAGGTCGTGCACGCGATCGGTGAGACCTTCAGCGCCCCGCAGGGCACGCTGATGGCCACGCTCATCAAGGGCCTGCTGTCGTTCAACCTCGACTGGCAGTTCGTGCTGGTCGGCGTCTTCCTGGCGATCACCGTCGAGCTGTGCGGGGTCTCGGCGCTGGCGTTCGCGGTCGGGGCCTACCTGCCGCTGGCGACCACGCTGCCGATCTTCGCCGGTGGCGTGGTGCGCTACGTCGCCGATCGCGGCAAGCCCAAGCCGGCCGCGGCCGAGGACAAGGACGAGAAGCTGGCCGAGGCCGAGGAGGAATTCGGCCCCGGCAATCTCTACTCCACCGGCCTGGTCGCCGGCGGTGCGCTCGCCGGGGTGCTGTACGCGATCGCGGCCGCGCGCATGGGCGACACGCTCGGCAGCCTGTCGCTGCACGAGACGCTGGTCGGTGTGCTCGGACCCGGCGGCTACGATCTGCTCGGCGTGGGTTGCTTCGCGCTGATGGCATGGATGCTCATCCGCACCACCCGCAAGGGCTGA
- a CDS encoding DUF2330 domain-containing protein — translation MKRAALFSSVIAAALLAMPREAEACGGTFCDTGPNAMPVPQTGENILFAMGEGYTEAHIQIQYDPNTEAAKFAWVVPMTALPEFSVGSQTLFTNVLASTVPAYGFNYTFDSCGDQGNSSGLTGGDGGGDPGGTSAGDETGGETGPEVILHETVGAFEITVLQGGTAEEVMTWLGDNGYQQDAAAEPILAEYLAENYIFAAFKLTNGAEIGEIHPITLRFANDEACVPLRLTRIAAEEDMEVRTFFLANDRVVPQNYKHVLVNPLELDWPNFASNYKEIITLAVDAFGADGKAFVTEYAGPSSVVNPSGIFDASWSPAAFEGLDPIAVVDTLSSQNLMFCDEFNGCVFIHPLIEGLLAQFLPVPDGLGRDEFYGCLSCNEAMIDTMAWGDGSGFSTAMQERIVAPGQHAADLLAEFPTLTRMYTTISPAEMTEDPFFWQNPDLPPVDLTASLATRRIFCNGDALWTLPDGKEVLVPDDGAWPDFGDEMPYVEEIATTPANGAPIAIVDNRTSIQGQLDTYNCALGYPATTCGDNADTSGGSASGGSASGGDSSGSDTAGENDDSGSGCGCNSGGSTSGVLLLLGAIALRRRRRDR, via the coding sequence ATGAAGCGCGCAGCATTGTTTTCCAGTGTGATCGCAGCTGCTCTCCTCGCGATGCCCCGCGAGGCCGAGGCCTGTGGCGGCACGTTCTGCGACACCGGGCCGAACGCGATGCCCGTGCCGCAGACCGGCGAGAACATCCTGTTCGCGATGGGTGAGGGCTACACCGAGGCCCACATCCAGATCCAGTACGACCCCAACACCGAAGCCGCGAAGTTCGCGTGGGTGGTGCCCATGACGGCGCTGCCGGAGTTCTCGGTCGGCTCGCAGACCCTGTTCACGAACGTGCTCGCCAGCACCGTGCCGGCCTACGGCTTCAACTACACGTTCGACAGCTGCGGCGACCAGGGCAACTCCAGCGGTCTCACGGGTGGCGACGGCGGCGGCGATCCAGGTGGCACGAGCGCGGGTGATGAAACCGGCGGCGAGACCGGCCCCGAGGTGATCCTGCACGAGACCGTCGGCGCGTTCGAGATCACCGTGCTGCAGGGTGGTACCGCCGAGGAGGTCATGACCTGGCTGGGCGACAACGGCTATCAGCAGGATGCGGCAGCCGAGCCGATCCTCGCCGAGTACCTGGCGGAGAACTACATCTTCGCTGCGTTCAAGCTCACCAACGGCGCCGAGATCGGCGAGATCCACCCCATCACGCTGCGCTTCGCCAACGACGAGGCCTGCGTGCCACTGCGGCTGACGCGGATCGCCGCCGAGGAGGACATGGAGGTCCGCACCTTCTTCCTCGCCAACGACCGCGTGGTGCCGCAGAACTACAAGCACGTGCTCGTGAACCCGCTCGAGCTCGACTGGCCCAACTTCGCCAGCAACTACAAGGAGATCATCACGCTCGCGGTCGATGCGTTCGGGGCCGACGGCAAGGCCTTCGTGACCGAGTACGCCGGCCCGTCGTCGGTCGTGAACCCGAGCGGGATCTTCGACGCGAGCTGGTCGCCCGCGGCGTTCGAGGGCCTCGATCCCATCGCGGTGGTCGACACGCTGTCGTCGCAGAACCTGATGTTCTGCGACGAGTTCAACGGCTGCGTCTTCATCCATCCGCTCATCGAGGGCCTGCTCGCCCAGTTCCTGCCGGTGCCCGACGGCCTCGGCCGTGACGAGTTCTACGGCTGCCTCAGCTGCAACGAGGCGATGATCGACACGATGGCGTGGGGCGACGGCTCCGGCTTCTCGACCGCGATGCAGGAGCGCATCGTCGCGCCGGGGCAGCACGCCGCCGATCTGCTGGCGGAGTTCCCCACGCTCACGCGCATGTACACGACCATCTCGCCCGCCGAGATGACCGAAGATCCGTTCTTCTGGCAGAACCCGGACCTCCCGCCGGTCGACCTCACGGCCTCGCTCGCGACGCGTCGCATCTTCTGCAACGGCGATGCGCTGTGGACCCTGCCCGATGGCAAGGAGGTGCTGGTGCCCGACGACGGCGCATGGCCGGACTTCGGCGACGAGATGCCCTACGTCGAAGAGATCGCGACGACGCCGGCCAACGGCGCACCGATCGCGATCGTCGACAACCGCACCTCGATCCAAGGCCAGCTCGACACGTACAACTGCGCGCTCGGCTATCCCGCGACCACCTGCGGTGACAATGCCGACACCTCGGGCGGCTCGGCCTCGGGCGGCTCGGCCTCGGGTGGCGATTCGAGCGGCAGCGACACCGCGGGCGAGAACGACGACAGCGGCTCGGGCTGCGGCTGCAACAGCGGTGGATCCACCTCGGGCGTGCTGCTGCTGCTCGGCGCGATCGCGCTACGACGCCGTCGCCGCGATCGGTAG
- a CDS encoding sigma-70 family RNA polymerase sigma factor produces the protein MSAYDPPAAPAPAALVVVGSGELDVASAFREHYPFVLRALVGLGVPPIDADDVTQEVFVIAHRRRADFDPSRPARAWLYGIARGVARNRRRVRRPELVDALPAAADDPERDVANNEALALALRAMDGMSSKLREVFVLMEFEALSAPEVATLLEISVNTVYSRLRLGRDRFDAAVAKLRAREGRV, from the coding sequence ATGAGCGCCTACGACCCGCCGGCCGCGCCGGCCCCGGCGGCGCTCGTCGTGGTCGGCAGCGGCGAGCTGGACGTCGCCTCGGCGTTCCGCGAGCACTACCCGTTCGTGCTGCGGGCCCTGGTCGGGCTCGGTGTGCCGCCGATCGACGCCGACGACGTGACGCAGGAGGTGTTCGTGATCGCGCACCGCCGCCGCGCCGACTTCGACCCCTCGCGGCCGGCGCGGGCGTGGCTGTATGGCATCGCCCGCGGCGTCGCCCGCAACCGCCGCCGCGTGCGACGGCCCGAGCTCGTCGATGCCCTGCCGGCGGCCGCCGACGATCCCGAGCGTGACGTCGCCAACAACGAGGCCCTGGCGCTCGCGCTGCGGGCGATGGATGGGATGTCGAGCAAGCTGCGCGAGGTCTTCGTGCTGATGGAGTTCGAGGCGTTGTCGGCACCCGAGGTCGCGACGCTGCTCGAGATCTCCGTCAACACCGTGTATTCGCGTCTCCGCCTGGGTCGCGATCGCTTCGATGCTGCGGTCGCCAAGCTGCGCGCGCGAGAAGGAAGAGTGTGA
- a CDS encoding class I SAM-dependent methyltransferase, with protein sequence MQATYLQPDYHETAQDAAVRMRAEADARARVVAELGAHRVIEVGCGPGHFLDAAKAIGLEIEGVDPARTAAAARARGHVVHTTWLEQYEPPRPWQALALWEVIEHLPDPHAALRTMVQWLEPAGIVALSTPSMSGMPARLMGRRFPMITPPDHLALFTREGLRTLLRRVGLEPVRWTSFSNLGPQTLARALRRHALGGSAPAVALSQVLGHAAALPATWMDRVGLGTSFEVYARRVA encoded by the coding sequence GTGCAGGCGACGTACCTGCAGCCCGACTACCACGAGACCGCGCAGGACGCCGCCGTGCGCATGCGGGCGGAGGCCGACGCGCGCGCCCGTGTGGTCGCCGAGCTCGGAGCCCATCGCGTGATCGAGGTCGGCTGCGGGCCCGGTCACTTCCTCGACGCGGCCAAGGCCATCGGGCTCGAGATCGAGGGCGTCGATCCGGCCCGCACCGCCGCGGCTGCGCGTGCGCGCGGGCACGTCGTGCACACCACCTGGCTCGAGCAATACGAGCCGCCGCGACCATGGCAGGCGCTCGCGCTGTGGGAGGTGATCGAGCACCTCCCCGATCCTCACGCGGCGCTGCGCACGATGGTGCAGTGGCTCGAACCTGCGGGCATCGTTGCGCTGTCGACTCCGAGCATGTCGGGCATGCCGGCGCGACTGATGGGTCGCCGCTTCCCGATGATCACGCCGCCCGATCACCTCGCCCTCTTCACGCGCGAGGGGCTGCGTACGCTGCTGCGGCGGGTCGGCCTCGAGCCGGTGCGGTGGACCAGCTTCTCCAACCTCGGGCCGCAGACGCTGGCCCGTGCGCTGCGACGCCACGCACTGGGTGGCTCGGCTCCTGCGGTCGCGCTCTCGCAGGTGCTCGGTCACGCCGCGGCCTTGCCGGCGACGTGGATGGACCGCGTCGGACTCGGCACCTCGTTCGAGGTCTACGCGCGTCGCGTCGCGTAG
- the msrB gene encoding peptide-methionine (R)-S-oxide reductase MsrB, protein MAQRSSTGHDVTPLSADERETLAAGLTPDERRVMIDHGTERPFCGGLLDNKQDGVYVCRLCGLPLFRSQNKFESGTGWPSFFQPFDPEHVKSIRDTSHGMVRTEIRCQRCDCHLGHVFPDGPRPTGLRFCINSVALAFVPATAPGA, encoded by the coding sequence ATGGCGCAGCGATCCTCCACCGGTCACGATGTCACTCCCCTCTCGGCCGACGAGCGCGAGACGCTGGCGGCGGGTCTGACGCCCGACGAGCGCCGCGTGATGATCGACCACGGTACCGAGCGCCCGTTCTGCGGTGGCCTGCTCGACAACAAGCAGGACGGCGTCTACGTGTGCCGCCTGTGCGGACTGCCGCTGTTCCGCTCGCAGAACAAGTTCGAGTCCGGCACTGGCTGGCCCAGCTTCTTTCAGCCCTTCGACCCCGAGCACGTGAAGTCGATCCGCGACACCAGCCACGGCATGGTGCGCACCGAGATCCGCTGCCAGCGCTGCGACTGCCACCTCGGGCACGTGTTCCCCGATGGGCCGCGGCCGACGGGCCTGCGCTTCTGCATCAACTCGGTGGCGCTGGCCTTCGTGCCCGCGACGGCGCCTGGGGCCTGA